The following proteins come from a genomic window of Mycobacterium sp. DL:
- a CDS encoding shikimate 5-dehydrogenase: MTREPGVEGGRRPPLSRDTRLCISLAARPSNIGTRFHNHLYDVLGLDFIYKAFTTTDIDAAIGGVRALGIRGCSVSMPYKEAVLSLVDAVEPSALTIRSVNTIVNDDGRLTASNTDYLAVQQLIDEHGLQPQQTVLIRGSGGMAGAVGAAFVDRGFGDGVVVARNSVSGSALADRLGYEYAAEVGARSADVVVNVTPIGMAGGDEEHDLAFAEATIARAGTVFDVVALPSETPLISAARRAGIDVITGAEVIALQAAEQFERYTGVRPSPAQIAEASAVSRA; encoded by the coding sequence ATGACCCGCGAACCGGGGGTCGAAGGTGGTCGGCGGCCTCCCTTGAGCAGGGACACCCGACTGTGCATTTCGCTGGCGGCGCGGCCCAGCAACATCGGCACCCGCTTCCACAATCATCTCTACGACGTCCTCGGCCTCGACTTCATCTACAAGGCGTTCACCACCACCGACATCGACGCGGCGATCGGTGGGGTGCGCGCGTTGGGGATCCGCGGATGTTCGGTGTCGATGCCGTACAAGGAAGCGGTGTTGAGCCTCGTCGACGCTGTCGAGCCCTCGGCTCTGACCATCCGATCGGTCAACACGATCGTCAACGACGACGGCCGGCTCACCGCGTCCAACACCGATTACCTTGCGGTGCAACAACTCATCGACGAGCACGGATTGCAGCCACAGCAGACGGTGCTGATCCGCGGAAGCGGAGGCATGGCCGGCGCGGTGGGCGCGGCGTTCGTCGACCGGGGATTCGGCGACGGCGTCGTCGTCGCACGCAACTCCGTGTCCGGGTCGGCGTTGGCCGATCGGCTCGGCTACGAGTACGCCGCCGAGGTCGGCGCGCGCAGCGCCGACGTCGTCGTCAACGTCACCCCGATCGGCATGGCCGGCGGGGACGAGGAACACGATCTGGCGTTCGCGGAGGCCACGATCGCCCGAGCGGGCACCGTGTTCGACGTGGTCGCGCTGCCTTCGGAGACTCCGTTGATCAGCGCGGCGCGGCGCGCGGGGATCGACGTCATCACCGGCGCAGAGGTGATCGCGCTGCAGGCGGCCGAACAATTCGAGCGGTACACCGGGGTGCGACCCAGCCCGGCCCAGATCGCCGAGGCCTCGGCGGTGTCGCGGGCCTGA
- a CDS encoding LpqN/LpqT family lipoprotein, giving the protein MTIPMRAGVIAIAAVALGIGLSGCGSDTSTEETTTTSATESEETTTSEAAPTTSAEAAGPAMTIVDYIQQNNITEAPVKRGDPGAPTIDLPFPEGWEDAGANTPEWAYGAIVFTGDPAMAQDPPTIIAIVSKLTGNVDPAKILEYAPGELQNLPEFEGPTTGQPGTLSGFEATQIGGMYVRDGVTRMIAQKTVVIPGQDGLYVLQLNADGTEDQAMPLMDATAAIDDETTITP; this is encoded by the coding sequence ATGACCATCCCCATGCGGGCCGGCGTCATCGCCATCGCGGCCGTCGCACTCGGAATCGGACTCTCAGGTTGCGGCTCGGACACCTCGACCGAGGAGACCACCACCACTTCGGCCACGGAATCCGAAGAGACCACCACCAGCGAGGCGGCGCCCACCACGTCGGCCGAGGCCGCAGGGCCGGCCATGACCATCGTCGACTACATCCAGCAGAACAACATCACCGAAGCCCCGGTGAAGCGTGGCGATCCCGGCGCGCCGACCATCGACCTGCCCTTCCCGGAGGGCTGGGAAGACGCCGGAGCCAATACCCCCGAATGGGCCTACGGCGCCATCGTATTCACCGGCGATCCGGCGATGGCCCAGGATCCGCCGACGATCATCGCGATCGTCTCCAAGCTCACCGGCAACGTCGACCCGGCCAAGATCCTCGAGTACGCCCCCGGCGAACTGCAGAACCTGCCCGAGTTCGAAGGCCCCACCACCGGTCAGCCGGGCACGCTGAGCGGATTCGAGGCGACCCAGATCGGCGGCATGTACGTCAGGGACGGCGTGACCCGGATGATCGCGCAGAAGACGGTGGTGATCCCGGGCCAGGACGGCCTCTACGTGCTGCAGCTCAACGCGGACGGCACCGAGGATCAGGCGATGCCGTTGATGGACGCCACCGCGGCCATCGACGACGAGACCACGATCACCCCCTGA
- a CDS encoding PE-PPE domain-containing protein, which yields MSIFLALGAVVAMSASWVTATAIPLLAAHTTALIMGGTFHPLTGPRDKPDFVTSYLDNAVIGHLDAAFAGPVTNAVAVFTPEEFFPIGRLTLDRSVAEGRANLHRCLAATADCVYNDDAAVTPGVGSVAPQPGDSFQVFGYSQSSVIASLLKRDLIADYSAGDAVMPFMLVANPMRPNGGVLMRGAGLPTIPILGITFTGASPTDSVMLPDGNYAYPTVDIARQYDGLGGDFPVRPLNLVATLNALLGYGLLHGETVDVPFGEARYQGREGDTSYYLIETDIVPLLQPFAFFIPKAILKAIDAPLRVIIEDAYDRGINPGVPTAAGWWPTNDLFGLIADVIRAIPVAVDNLFEGFGLPRVLRTEAPGTFGVAGPELPADPAAVTAQSHRTVLTSDGTGSEDGQLEVDSMTGSIGESEKRGEVTDTGSEEPAAVAESDPEESSPEAEPDVSAETEPEAEPEPDPEPTPEPDPEPDEAAGTDTDASTTTDPADGDSQPSDNNAAAA from the coding sequence ATGTCGATTTTCCTCGCGCTGGGCGCTGTGGTGGCGATGTCGGCGTCGTGGGTGACCGCCACGGCGATTCCGTTGCTGGCAGCTCACACCACCGCCCTGATCATGGGCGGCACGTTCCATCCGCTGACGGGTCCGCGAGACAAGCCCGACTTCGTCACGTCCTACCTCGACAACGCGGTCATCGGTCACCTGGACGCTGCCTTCGCGGGTCCGGTGACCAATGCCGTCGCCGTGTTCACGCCGGAGGAGTTCTTCCCCATCGGTCGGCTCACGCTCGACAGGTCGGTGGCCGAAGGGCGGGCGAATCTGCACCGGTGTCTGGCGGCCACGGCCGACTGTGTGTACAACGACGACGCCGCGGTGACACCCGGCGTCGGTTCTGTCGCGCCTCAGCCCGGGGATTCGTTTCAGGTCTTCGGTTACTCGCAGAGTTCGGTGATCGCCTCGCTGCTCAAACGGGATCTGATCGCCGACTACTCGGCCGGCGACGCGGTGATGCCGTTCATGCTGGTGGCCAACCCGATGCGGCCCAACGGTGGCGTGCTGATGCGCGGTGCCGGCCTGCCGACCATCCCGATCCTGGGCATCACGTTCACCGGCGCCTCGCCGACGGACAGCGTGATGCTGCCGGACGGCAACTATGCCTACCCCACGGTCGATATCGCCAGGCAGTACGACGGCCTCGGTGGCGATTTCCCGGTCCGCCCGCTGAATCTCGTCGCGACGCTCAATGCGCTGTTGGGGTACGGACTCCTGCACGGCGAAACCGTGGACGTTCCTTTCGGCGAGGCGCGGTATCAGGGTCGCGAGGGCGATACGAGCTACTACCTCATCGAGACCGACATCGTCCCGCTCCTGCAACCCTTTGCGTTCTTCATCCCGAAAGCGATTCTCAAGGCGATCGACGCACCCCTTCGGGTGATCATCGAGGACGCGTACGACCGTGGCATCAACCCGGGTGTGCCGACTGCCGCCGGTTGGTGGCCGACCAACGACCTGTTCGGTCTGATCGCAGATGTGATCAGGGCGATCCCCGTGGCGGTGGACAATCTCTTCGAGGGTTTCGGCCTGCCCCGGGTTCTCCGCACCGAGGCGCCCGGCACCTTCGGCGTGGCAGGCCCGGAACTGCCAGCAGACCCCGCCGCGGTGACTGCGCAATCGCATCGGACGGTCCTCACATCGGACGGAACGGGTTCCGAAGATGGTCAGCTCGAGGTCGATTCGATGACCGGGTCCATCGGCGAGAGCGAGAAGCGCGGCGAGGTCACCGATACCGGCAGCGAGGAACCAGCGGCGGTCGCGGAGTCGGACCCCGAGGAGTCGTCGCCCGAAGCCGAACCTGACGTATCGGCCGAAACCGAGCCCGAAGCCGAACCCGAACCCGACCCCGAACCGACACCTGAACCCGACCCCGAACCTGACGAGGCGGCCGGCACCGACACGGATGCATCCACAACGACGGATCCGGCCGATGGAGATTCCCAACCGTCCGACAACAACGCCGCCGCGGCGTGA
- a CDS encoding DUF5642 family protein, which translates to MRLLGVVALALLSASCAQPPEPPAPAPSSMTPDTTTINPARIDRARNGVPDGYEVTGYTGPPTPITLWGFADAAVSEPPQCLTLATPAVDHATARGWSASGPGGIVYAVVARSLHPQAPDPALLAECAQWRLNSGRTAGTVATVPGPVVDAAQTAGMNTAATTVVEGGTQTRSGADTFVAYLGDYVCFIALVTDPGSPSPGLDAGFAADLLVETVSALRG; encoded by the coding sequence GTGAGGCTGTTGGGCGTCGTCGCGCTGGCTCTGTTGAGCGCCTCCTGCGCCCAGCCTCCGGAACCGCCGGCCCCCGCCCCGTCGTCGATGACACCGGACACCACGACGATCAACCCGGCAAGGATCGATCGGGCACGCAACGGAGTGCCGGACGGATACGAGGTCACCGGGTACACCGGGCCGCCCACTCCGATCACCCTGTGGGGCTTCGCCGACGCCGCGGTGTCCGAACCTCCGCAGTGCCTGACGTTGGCTACTCCCGCCGTCGATCACGCGACGGCGCGGGGCTGGTCGGCCTCGGGACCGGGCGGGATCGTCTACGCGGTGGTGGCCCGGTCGTTGCACCCGCAGGCGCCCGACCCCGCTCTGCTCGCCGAGTGCGCGCAGTGGAGGTTGAACTCCGGGCGGACCGCGGGGACCGTGGCCACAGTCCCCGGGCCGGTCGTCGACGCGGCCCAGACCGCCGGGATGAACACCGCTGCCACCACCGTCGTCGAAGGTGGCACACAAACACGTTCGGGTGCAGACACATTCGTTGCCTACCTGGGTGACTACGTCTGCTTCATCGCCCTGGTGACCGACCCCGGATCACCAAGCCCGGGCCTCGACGCGGGGTTCGCGGCCGACCTCCTGGTCGAAACGGTGTCGGCGCTGCGCGGTTGA
- a CDS encoding DUF5642 family protein: MSKPTVALAVASAGLLVACGSGQPEDLSQADIANVADVKSSFGPPFTVNTVGPAAIDPRLLGPQTLPPGVTFAPPECGESASRQAVPEGVQGNMAATTAEGEGVRYIVIAVETSEPVPVSTPSEQCRTVSFDGPGVRGLVEVVDAPQIDGTHVVGTHRVLQTTAEGEQRTGELYNYVANFGEFIVIVTANPLVLPDTPVVPVDTERARELVTQAVSLVRG, encoded by the coding sequence ATGTCGAAACCCACGGTGGCCCTTGCTGTCGCGTCGGCAGGGCTGTTGGTGGCGTGTGGCTCAGGGCAACCCGAGGATCTCTCGCAGGCTGATATCGCCAACGTCGCCGACGTCAAGTCCTCTTTCGGACCGCCGTTCACGGTGAACACGGTCGGTCCCGCCGCCATCGACCCGCGCCTTCTGGGTCCGCAGACGCTGCCCCCGGGCGTGACGTTCGCGCCCCCGGAATGCGGCGAATCGGCAAGTCGCCAGGCTGTGCCCGAAGGGGTGCAAGGCAACATGGCGGCCACCACGGCCGAGGGTGAAGGTGTCCGCTACATCGTGATCGCCGTCGAGACCTCCGAACCCGTGCCGGTCAGCACACCGTCGGAGCAGTGCCGCACGGTGTCGTTCGACGGTCCGGGCGTCCGCGGCCTGGTCGAGGTCGTCGACGCGCCGCAGATCGACGGCACCCACGTCGTCGGCACCCATCGTGTCCTGCAGACCACGGCGGAGGGGGAGCAGCGCACCGGCGAGCTCTACAACTACGTCGCCAACTTCGGTGAGTTCATCGTGATCGTCACGGCAAACCCGTTGGTGCTGCCCGACACTCCGGTTGTGCCCGTCGACACCGAGCGCGCCCGCGAGCTCGTCACCCAAGCGGTCAGCCTGGTCAGGGGATGA
- a CDS encoding alpha-ketoglutarate-dependent dioxygenase AlkB, translating into MEPALQSSLFDQTDRRDLGNGAWLEVRSGWLPQDDGDESLFGELRDAIPWRAERRQMYDRVLDVPRLVSFHNLVDDPPPHPRLKQLRRRLNDAYAGELGEPFVTAGLCLYRDGTDSVAWHGDNIGRSRTDDTMVAIVSLGATRVFALRPRGGGPSLRLRHGHGDLLVMGGSCQRTWEHSIPKTTRPTGPRISIQFRPYDVR; encoded by the coding sequence ATGGAGCCGGCTCTGCAAAGCTCTCTGTTCGATCAGACCGATCGCCGCGATCTCGGCAACGGCGCGTGGCTCGAGGTGCGGTCCGGGTGGCTGCCTCAGGACGACGGCGACGAATCACTGTTCGGTGAACTGCGCGATGCGATTCCCTGGCGGGCCGAGCGCCGCCAGATGTACGACCGCGTCCTCGATGTCCCACGGCTGGTCAGCTTTCACAACCTGGTCGACGACCCGCCGCCGCATCCACGCCTCAAACAACTCAGGAGGCGGCTCAACGACGCCTACGCCGGTGAACTCGGCGAGCCGTTCGTGACGGCGGGGCTGTGCCTCTACCGCGACGGCACCGACAGCGTGGCCTGGCACGGGGACAACATCGGCCGAAGCCGCACCGACGACACCATGGTCGCGATCGTGAGCCTGGGCGCGACGAGAGTTTTTGCGCTGCGGCCCCGCGGCGGCGGTCCGTCGTTGCGACTGCGGCACGGCCACGGCGATCTGCTGGTGATGGGCGGGTCGTGCCAGCGCACCTGGGAGCATTCGATCCCGAAGACCACCCGGCCCACCGGACCGCGCATCAGCATCCAGTTCCGGCCCTACGACGTGCGGTGA
- the soxR gene encoding redox-sensitive transcriptional activator SoxR, producing MDTATELTPSDMAVRSGVAISALHFYEREGLIHSRRTSGNQRRYSRETLRRVAFIRMSQRLGIPLARIREALSTLPTDRVPTSKDWARLSAGWRADLDERIVHLQRLRDNLTGCIGCGCLSLKICTLANPDDALAAHGPGAVRL from the coding sequence ATGGACACGGCTACCGAGCTCACGCCTAGCGACATGGCGGTCCGCAGCGGGGTCGCGATCTCCGCGTTGCACTTCTACGAGCGGGAAGGCCTGATCCACAGCAGACGCACCAGCGGGAACCAGCGCCGGTACAGCCGCGAAACCCTGCGCCGGGTCGCCTTCATCCGGATGTCGCAACGACTGGGAATCCCGTTGGCCCGCATCCGAGAGGCACTGTCGACGCTGCCGACGGATCGTGTACCCACCAGCAAGGATTGGGCACGCCTGTCCGCGGGATGGCGCGCCGATCTCGACGAACGCATCGTGCACCTGCAACGGCTGCGTGACAACCTGACCGGCTGCATCGGTTGCGGTTGCCTGAGCCTGAAGATCTGCACGCTCGCCAACCCCGATGACGCGCTCGCCGCGCACGGACCCGGCGCCGTCCGACTCTGA